A region from the Triticum aestivum cultivar Chinese Spring chromosome 3D, IWGSC CS RefSeq v2.1, whole genome shotgun sequence genome encodes:
- the LOC123078527 gene encoding protein GAMETE EXPRESSED 3: MAMRLLPRLCLLLCSLVGAARSSSPPALQRLNASAAENPHIPPGVGRALSAPLIGHGGRLVACSGKNLLAFEPNGTFAWIIPLGYNCKQDIGLVAERDKIYLVAEDKVIKVTPQNLHTSAPTSQVFFSHGSPPGRSEEIIGLSTSSSYASLFITIRNRGLFSISLRDGKLQWSAGPVVDRFGYRLGCKGNNISACYFNSSPIVDQCEGTLYISNTEGQLYSMYIHSRQYRWVQDLSSIDKVVTVAPGNNGRLYIVLPRKSTVMGLDVLSGNISWQLNVGPLSNEKILPAVDSNGWISIGSLDGILYSISPDGDIRKFLQRTAPNSVIQSSPVLDCSGFSVYISQTIMEAKSSQTISDYAYVSAMKPSSILFTLLAPATGTVYWTEKYPGELSNLLSSSDLDYFTLDETILLTALSSARIGNAVQCYTRRQKIAWTCRKAKPKFVHGDPGDHNHVLLLFFFQLIVIVVQAVIVRFCCIFWRKKKLQNNGLQKFLEKRRSLHSKRRVLGKIISELEQKVVKDVEDASSNETLEQLGEMVKAKDGVERKLYTSYSLGRDVLGLRQGSSILPLHNGKHKSHSFHGAQRESITVFNTLSESSTSEDRTSSSYSSDSGSCSSGSSFEEMELDTRSKSAEEAGPSDDIAKEAQDKLPVEIASSYQAFMNPLYVQGESSSKSPSQREEFPMETMRHDLAPTKRMWLKRRRSLSSTN, encoded by the exons ATGGCGATGAGGTTGTTGCCGCGCCTATGCCTGCTCCTGTGTTCTCTCGTCGGCGCCGCGCGTTCCTCGTCGCCGCCGGCGCTTCAGAGGCTCAATGCAAGCGCCGCTGAAAACC CCCATATACCACCGGGTGTTGGCCGTGCCCTCTCGGCCCCTCTCATCGGCCACGGGGGCCGCCTCGTCGCTTGCTCCGGGAAGAACCTACTCGCTTTCGAGCCAAACGGAACCTTCGCGTGGATCATTCCCCTTGGATACAACTGTAAACAAGATATCGGCTTGGTTGCCGAGAGGGACAAG ATATACTTGGTGGCAGAAGATAAGGTCATAAAAGTAACTCCACAAAACCTACACACTAGTGCCCCAACATCACAAGTGTTTTTCAGTCACGGTTCACCACCAGGGAGGTCTGAGGAGATCATCGGCCTATCGACCAGCAGCAGCTATGCATCTCTTTTCATCACCATTAGGAACCGTGGCCTTTTCTCTATCTCGTTGCGTGACGGGAAGCTGCAGTGGAGTGCCGGGCCTGTGGTGGATCGCTTCGGTTACCGTCTAGGCTGCAAGGGCAACAACATCTCAGCCTGCTATTTCAATTCATCTCCAATTGTTGATCAATGCGAGGGCACTCTTTAT ATATCAAATACCGAAGGCCAGCTCTATTCCATGTACATTCATAGCCGTCAGTATAGATGGGTCCAAGACTTGAGCTCGATCGACAAAGTCGTGACAGTTGCACCGGGAAATAATGGCCGCCTATACATTGTCCTTCCGAGAAAGTCAACTGTGATGGGGCTCGATGTACTGTCAGGAAACATTTCATGGCAGCTGAATGTTGGTCCACTTAGTAATGAGAAAATCTTGCCAGCTGTGGATTCCAATG GTTGGATATCAATTGGCTCGTTAGATGGGATCTTGTATTCAATTTCTCCTGATGGTGATATCAGAAAGTTTCTTCAAAGAACAGCACCTAACTCAGTCATCCAGTCAAGTCCAGTCCTGGACTGCTCAGGGTTTTCAGTCTACATCAGCCAGACCATAATGGAGGCAAAATCAAGTCAAACTATCAGTGATTACGCCTATGTATCGGCGATGAAGCCATCAAGCATCTTGTTTACTCTGTTGGCTCCAGCAACTGGAACGGTCTACTGGACTGAAAAGTATCCTG GAGAATTATCGAATTTGTTGTCCAGTAGTGACCTGGACTACTTTACACTAGATGAGACCATTCTTCTCACTGCTCTATCTTCTGCAA GAATCGGCAACGCCGTGCAATGCTACACGAGAA GGCAAAAGATTGCTTGGACTTGCAGAAAAGCAAAACCAAAGTTTGTTCATGGTGATCCAG GTGACCACAACCATGTCCTTCTGTTGTTCTTTTTCCAACTCATTGTCATTGTGGTGCAAGCGGTAATTGTGCGGTTTTGCTGCATCTTCTGGAGGAAGAAAAAGCTTCAAAACAATGGCTTGCAAAAGTTCCTGGAAAAGAGG CGTTCTCTTCACAGCAAGAGGAGAGTCTTAGGCAAGATTATCTCCGAGTTAGAGCAGAAGGTGGTCAAAGACGTCGAAGACGCCTCTTCAAACGAAACTTTAGAGCAATTGGGTGAAATGGTGAAAGCCAAGGATGGTGTTGAGAGGAAGCTGTACACATCATACAGTCTTGGCAGGGATGTCCTGGGCTTGAGACAAGGCTCTTCCATATTGCCTCTTCACAATGGAAAGCACAAGAGTCACTCATTTCACGGCGCACAGAGAGAAAGCATTACGGTCTTTAATACGCTCAGCGAGAGCTCTACTTCGGAGGATAGAACAAGCAGTAGCTACTCAAGTGACAGTGGGAGCTGCAGCAGTGGTAGTAGCTTTGAAGAAATGGAACTGGACACAAGATCCAAGTCAGCAGAAGAGGCTGGACCTTCAGAT